The genomic DNA TTATCGTGTCCTTTCTCTTCCCCAGTTCCTTGAGCATCTTGGAGAGCACGTCCCGCACATCGCCTACGATGGGAAGATCGACTCTTACGTTCTTCTTGATCGAGGTCGGATCGACGTCTATGTGTATGATCTTGGCATGAGGCGCAAACGTGGCGATTTTTCCGGTTACCCGATCGTCGAAGCGGGCACCCACTGCAACGAGCAGATCGGTGCTTGTCACAGCCATGTTGGCGTAATAGGTGCCGTGCATCCCAAGAAGCCCCAGCGCGTTCGGATCATCCTCCGGAAAGGACCCTAGCCCCATCAGGGTTGTGGTGACCGGTATGGTGAGCTTGCGTGCCAGGTCGGTCAACAATTCGGAAGCGTCCGCGGATATCACCCCGCCTCCGACGTAGATTACCGGCCTCTTCGCGTCGAGCAGCATGTCGACTGCCCGTTCGATCTGCTTCGGATGCCCTTCAAGGTTGGGCTTATACCCTCTGATATCAACCGTTTCAGGATATTCGAGGGTACCCTGCGCTATCTGCACGTCCTTCGGCAAGTCGATGAGAACCGGGCCGGGACGGCCGGACCGGGCGATGTAGAAGGCTTTCTTTACGATCGTGGCGATCTCCTTCACGTCCCGGATTAAAAAACTGTGTTTGGTACAAGGGCGGGTGATACCGATTATATCCACTTCCTGAAAGGCGTCGTTGCCGATAAGCGCCGTCGGCACCTGGCCGGTGATGATCACCATCGGCACGGAGTCCATATAAGCGGTGGCAATACCGGTAACCGTATTGGTGGCTCCAGGTCCGGACGTGGCGAGGGCGACCCCGACGCGGCCTGTAGCACGGGCATAACCGTCGGCGGCGTGGGTCCCAGCCTGTTCATGGCGGGGCAGAATATGACGGATTTCCTTGAAGCTGAAAAGTTCGTCGTAGATATTGATCACGGTGCCGCCGGGATAGCCGAAAACAGTGTCGACCCCCTCCCGCTTCAGGCACTCGAGCAGAATGCGTGCTCCTGTCATTTTCATAGTAATTCTATCTCCTGGAGAAACTTGAATGCGTCACGGCAGCTGCCACAAGACGCAATGTACGTAGTTCGAGGAATATCACTCAGCCGAAGTAACGGCTCCCGTATAGGCCGAGGTTACGACCCGGGCGTAGCGGGCAAGCCAGCCGGTTTTTATCTTCGGCTCGGGAGCCCGCCAGGTCGCCCGGCGCTCCTCCAGAATTTTTTCGTCTACCAGCAGTTCAAGCCGGCGCGACGGAATGTCGAGCAAAATCTTGTCACCGTCCTGCACGAAGGCGATCGGCCCGCCTTCGGCGGCCTCCGGAGAAATGTGCCCGATGCACGGCCCCCTGGTCCCCCCCGAAAAACGCCCGTCGGTGATGAGAGCGACCGAATCCCCCAGCCCGAGCCCCATGAGTGCAGCTGTTGGGGCGAGCATCTCCCGCATGCCAGGCCCCCCCTTCGGACCCTCGTACCTGATGACCACCACGTCCCCCGCAGTAATCTTTCCGTCCATGAGAGCGGCCATGGCTGCTTCTTCGGAATCGAAGCAGCGGGCGGTTCCGTTGAAGGTCATCATCTGCTGCGAGACTCCCGACTGCTTGACGACCGCTCCTTTAGGCGCAAGATTTCCGAAAAGGACTGCAATCCCACCCTCCTTCTTGACCGGATCAGTGAGCGGACGGACCACCGTCTCATCTACGTTCTCCACGCTTGCCGCGAGCTGCTTCGTCGTGAGACCCATAACTGTGGGAGCATCATGTATCTTGTCCCCCAGCTGCTTCAGTACGCCAAGAACGCCCCCTGCTACGTCGAGATCCTCCATGAAGTGTTCGCCGGCAGGGTTCATGGAAGCAAGCTGCGGCGTCTCCTTCGACAGGATGTCGAACGTTTCAAGAGGCAGCTCCACACCCGCCTCGCGCGCGATGGCAAGGAGATGAAGAACCGTGTTGGAGGAACCGCCAAGAGCCAGGTCGACCCGGATTGCGTTTTCGAATGCAGCGCGGGTGAGAATCTGACGCGGCGTTACGTTTTCCTTAACTAGCCCCACGATCCGCTCTCCCGACGCAAATGCAATCCGGCGCTTCAGAGCCGACACCGCAAGGGCGGTGCCGCAACGGGGAAGGCTCATGCCGAGGGTCTCGGTGAGGATCGCCATGGTATTGGCGGTGAACAGCCCCTGGCAAGAACCCATGCCCGGGCACGCATTGTCCTCGCAGACCTTCAGCTGTTTGTCATCGATGACGCCGGCCTTGTATCGCGCCATGGCCTCGAAGGTATCGGTAACGAAGGAATACCTGCGCCCCTCCTGACCTCGGCCTGACAGCATGGGCCCGGCCGTAACCACTATGCAGGGGATGTCAAGCCGTGCGGCGGCCATAAGCATGCCGGGGGTGATCTTGTCGCAGTTGGTGAGCAGCACGAGGCCGTCGAGGCGGTGCGCTTCGGCAACCGACTCCACCATATCCGCAATCAGCTCGCGGGTGGGAAGGCTGTAGTGCATCCCCTTGTGCCCCATGGCTATTCCGTCGCAAACGCCGGGTATTCCGAAAAACATGGCGTAACCGCCGCCGCTGTGAACCCCCTTCTCTATGAACCGCTCCAGGTCCCGCATTCCTACATGGCCCGGAATGAGATCGCTGAAGCTAGTAGCGACGCCGATGAACGGCTTATCCATCTCGCTTTCGGGAACTCCGGTCCCCTTGATGAGCGCCCGGTGGGGTGTACGTTCAAGCCCTTTTTTAATCATGTCGCTGCGCATGTTACATCCCCTGCAGGCTTCGACGATTGGCCTCAGCCTTGAAATTATTCGATTGACGAACCGGCGTCCTGGGTAAAAAGGAGGGAGTTTACGGTACCGGGGAAAAAATTGAATCACGAAAATAATACATCGGGAAGGATGTGTCAATGAATAGAAAGCTGTTATAACGCATCTTTTCTTATTTTAGCCAATTCCGCTTCCGATGCTCTTATGTAGACGGGAGCAAGGGAGTGAACGGGAATAGCTTCCCCACGCAGAAGCGCCTGCCGGGCCAATGAAGCCCCCCGCGCCGCCGACGGCTGATGGCACGGTACATCCGGAAATAAGGCCTCGCCGCCGAACCGATCCTCGATAAGATGCCGGTATGCCAGCGCCCCATCTCCGAGAAAAAGCACCGGACCGCTCAACCGTTCCAGAAACAGAGCCGGCGGCGCCACGCAATCCCCAACAAGAGGCTCAGGAACCTCCCCCATCCGGTACAGCGCGGCGTATATCTCCTTTTTCCTCGCATCGAACATCGGACAGACCGGCACACCGGCATGCGACACGTTGAGGGAGAGCATGGCGAGGGAGGAAAACCCGGCAACGGGTTTCCCAGTTGCAAGGGCAAGGGCCTTCACTGTAGCAACGCCGATGCGCACACCGGTAAAGGAACCGGGCCCCAGGGCGACTCCGAAGCAGTCGATATCCTGAATGTCCAGGCCGGCACCATGCATGACCGCAGCCACCATCTCCATGACCCGGGTAGACTGATGGCCCTGCACGTTCAGCAGTGACTCGGCAATGAGGCGGTCATCACTTGTCAACGCAACGCTGCATGCGCTGGTAGATGTGTCGATTGTGAGGATCTTCATCGAAGCGCGTTACTACCCCTGCCCAACGAAATAACGGGCAATGTCGTTGTAAAAGGCGAGAAGCATGAGACCCACCAGAAGAACCAGCCCCACCTGCTGGGCCACCTCCCGGGTCTTCTGACTTACCGGCCGCCCGGTGACAAGCTCGATGAAGAAGAAGAAAAGGTGTCCGCCATCCAGGATCGGCACCGGCAGAAGGTTCAGGATTCCCAGGTTCACGGAAAGGAGCGCCATGAAGGCTATGAAACTTGCACCTCCAGCGGCAGCCTGTTGTCCCGCCATCTTGGCGATCATGATGGGCCCGCCGACGGTATCGAGAGGCACTGTCCGCTCTACGAGCTTCACAAGGGAAAGGACCGTCAGCTTCACCACGTTCCAGCTCTGTACGCTCCCTTTCAACAGGGCGTCCACAGGCCCGAAACGATCGATCACCACATCTCCCGCCGCTACGACGCCGATTACGGGGGTGGTAACGTTCTCACCAAACAGATTCTTAGCCGTCCGTGTTTCAGGGGTCATCGTGAAGGAGTGAACAGCGTCACCCCGTTTCACCTGGACGCTCACTGGCTTTCCGGCACCTTCGGCAATTTCCTTTGCGAACTCGTCCCACCGGTCCACGCTGCGGCCATTTATTGCGGTAACGACATCTTCCGCCTTGATTCCCGCCTGCGCAGCAGGTTTGTCTTTTACAA from Geobacter sp. DSM 9736 includes the following:
- the ilvB gene encoding biosynthetic-type acetolactate synthase large subunit, yielding MKMTGARILLECLKREGVDTVFGYPGGTVINIYDELFSFKEIRHILPRHEQAGTHAADGYARATGRVGVALATSGPGATNTVTGIATAYMDSVPMVIITGQVPTALIGNDAFQEVDIIGITRPCTKHSFLIRDVKEIATIVKKAFYIARSGRPGPVLIDLPKDVQIAQGTLEYPETVDIRGYKPNLEGHPKQIERAVDMLLDAKRPVIYVGGGVISADASELLTDLARKLTIPVTTTLMGLGSFPEDDPNALGLLGMHGTYYANMAVTSTDLLVAVGARFDDRVTGKIATFAPHAKIIHIDVDPTSIKKNVRVDLPIVGDVRDVLSKMLKELGKRKDTIKGYTSALEPWHKEIAGWRDKHPMSFKQSSTTIKPQFVIQKLREFSAPDAIIATDVGQHQMWTAQFFKFLKPRTLLSSGGLGTMGYGLPAAMGAQAAFPDRQVIVVCGDGGFQMNMQELATLVQNRLPVKIVILNNNFLGMVRQWQELFFDKRYSQTCMELPIDFIKLAEAFGAAGFQAAKPDEVEATIKKAFETPGPVIMEFKIAREEKVLPMVPAGASLNEMVLNA
- the ilvD gene encoding dihydroxy-acid dehydratase: MRSDMIKKGLERTPHRALIKGTGVPESEMDKPFIGVATSFSDLIPGHVGMRDLERFIEKGVHSGGGYAMFFGIPGVCDGIAMGHKGMHYSLPTRELIADMVESVAEAHRLDGLVLLTNCDKITPGMLMAAARLDIPCIVVTAGPMLSGRGQEGRRYSFVTDTFEAMARYKAGVIDDKQLKVCEDNACPGMGSCQGLFTANTMAILTETLGMSLPRCGTALAVSALKRRIAFASGERIVGLVKENVTPRQILTRAAFENAIRVDLALGGSSNTVLHLLAIAREAGVELPLETFDILSKETPQLASMNPAGEHFMEDLDVAGGVLGVLKQLGDKIHDAPTVMGLTTKQLAASVENVDETVVRPLTDPVKKEGGIAVLFGNLAPKGAVVKQSGVSQQMMTFNGTARCFDSEEAAMAALMDGKITAGDVVVIRYEGPKGGPGMREMLAPTAALMGLGLGDSVALITDGRFSGGTRGPCIGHISPEAAEGGPIAFVQDGDKILLDIPSRRLELLVDEKILEERRATWRAPEPKIKTGWLARYARVVTSAYTGAVTSAE
- the tsaB gene encoding tRNA (adenosine(37)-N6)-threonylcarbamoyltransferase complex dimerization subunit type 1 TsaB, whose translation is MKILTIDTSTSACSVALTSDDRLIAESLLNVQGHQSTRVMEMVAAVMHGAGLDIQDIDCFGVALGPGSFTGVRIGVATVKALALATGKPVAGFSSLAMLSLNVSHAGVPVCPMFDARKKEIYAALYRMGEVPEPLVGDCVAPPALFLERLSGPVLFLGDGALAYRHLIEDRFGGEALFPDVPCHQPSAARGASLARQALLRGEAIPVHSLAPVYIRASEAELAKIRKDAL
- the rseP gene encoding RIP metalloprotease RseP, producing MVSIISAIIVLGVLIFVHELGHFLFAKLFGVGVEKFSLGFGTKVVGFKRGETEYLISAFPLGGYVKMVGEGGDVELSEEEKARSFAAKPPLQRIAIVAAGPVFNLLFAWIAFIAVFMIGVPSVTTKIGEVVKDKPAAQAGIKAEDVVTAINGRSVDRWDEFAKEIAEGAGKPVSVQVKRGDAVHSFTMTPETRTAKNLFGENVTTPVIGVVAAGDVVIDRFGPVDALLKGSVQSWNVVKLTVLSLVKLVERTVPLDTVGGPIMIAKMAGQQAAAGGASFIAFMALLSVNLGILNLLPVPILDGGHLFFFFIELVTGRPVSQKTREVAQQVGLVLLVGLMLLAFYNDIARYFVGQG